One stretch of Candidatus Bathyarchaeia archaeon DNA includes these proteins:
- a CDS encoding DUF2206 domain-containing protein has protein sequence MTGWDIHNEYYFASLVQSESYWNPALPFTYNSMLSVVMLAPIISEVCNLNLVWVFKIIYPILFSLVPVGLYELFKKKTNASIAFLSSFFFMASYVYYQEMTQIARQEIASIFLVLLLLLIVEKNWPTKIRNVLFFVFCASLVISHYGLSYFFLFALSLTWVILKLTESKKLQTLISRLVRRPALSKRANNLTVAKSDGNSLVAVWSILFFAVVTFTWYYLVSSSTPLFEFIDIVNHIFSSFLVQFINPDASQGLAILVTQQGLFFHLLNKGLFLLFQFFIVAGFFWAVLHERFTKFSREYLTFSFVCLVVALACVAVPYFSDALNASRLYLITLFFLAPFAILGFLVLLEKVSNLMKLKVTSKIGLMFLSALLALFLLFNSGFVYEVTQDNPTSMSLNNSLDYPRFSDAEVEAARWMAFQSSQYPFNVTVYADFYGRTILSEFTFWNLDTFWGDTERLPPHSFVFLRKENLNGTIMTAYVEYPDSEPFENSVFATSALTQSIQIYDDGDAQGYWLIP, from the coding sequence TTGACTGGTTGGGACATACACAACGAATACTACTTTGCTAGCTTGGTTCAATCCGAATCGTACTGGAATCCTGCCCTGCCTTTCACTTATAATTCTATGCTCAGCGTTGTTATGCTTGCCCCTATTATCTCTGAAGTCTGCAACCTCAATTTAGTTTGGGTTTTTAAAATAATCTATCCAATCTTGTTCTCTTTAGTTCCCGTTGGCCTCTACGAATTGTTCAAAAAGAAAACTAACGCTTCCATCGCGTTTCTTTCAAGTTTTTTCTTCATGGCATCTTATGTTTACTATCAAGAAATGACTCAAATAGCGCGTCAAGAAATTGCGAGCATTTTTCTAGTGTTACTTCTTCTGTTGATTGTGGAAAAAAATTGGCCAACAAAAATCAGGAACGTTCTGTTTTTTGTTTTTTGTGCTTCTTTGGTTATTTCTCATTATGGGCTTTCTTATTTTTTCCTGTTTGCCCTGAGTCTTACGTGGGTTATTCTAAAGTTAACTGAAAGTAAGAAGCTTCAAACGCTGATTAGCCGATTAGTTAGAAGACCCGCTCTTTCTAAAAGGGCGAACAATTTAACTGTAGCCAAGTCTGATGGCAATTCACTTGTTGCGGTTTGGTCAATACTATTTTTTGCAGTCGTTACCTTCACATGGTATTATCTCGTTTCGAGTTCCACGCCTCTTTTTGAGTTTATTGACATAGTCAATCACATTTTTTCTTCTTTCCTCGTTCAGTTCATCAACCCTGATGCCTCTCAGGGTTTGGCGATTTTAGTCACTCAACAAGGATTATTTTTTCACTTGCTGAACAAAGGGCTCTTTTTGCTTTTTCAATTCTTCATAGTTGCCGGATTTTTCTGGGCAGTTCTTCATGAACGATTCACTAAGTTCAGCAGGGAATACTTAACTTTCTCTTTTGTTTGCTTAGTTGTTGCTCTTGCTTGTGTTGCAGTTCCCTATTTTTCCGACGCGCTTAACGCCTCCCGCCTTTACCTTATCACCTTGTTTTTTTTAGCGCCCTTCGCTATTCTTGGATTCTTAGTCCTTTTGGAAAAAGTGTCTAATCTAATGAAACTCAAGGTTACCTCGAAAATTGGGTTAATGTTTCTGTCGGCACTTTTGGCCCTGTTCCTATTGTTTAATTCAGGCTTTGTTTATGAAGTGACTCAGGATAATCCGACTTCGATGTCGCTTAATAACTCCCTTGATTATCCCCGCTTTAGCGACGCGGAAGTTGAAGCTGCAAGATGGATGGCTTTTCAGTCAAGTCAATACCCATTTAATGTTACTGTTTATGCAGATTTTTATGGTCGAACAATTCTTTCTGAATTTACTTTTTGGAATTTAGATACGTTTTGGGGGGACACCGAACGGTTGCCTCCGCACTCTTTTGTTTTTCTTCGGAAAGAAAACCTTAACGGAACAATAATGACGGCGTATGTGGAGTATCCCGACAGTGAGCCTTTCGAAAACTCTGTTTTCGCTACTTCTGCTTTAACCCAGTCAATCCAGATATATGATGATGGGGATGCGCAAGGTTATTGGCTTATTCCATAA
- a CDS encoding glycosyltransferase family 4 protein, with the protein MKILSVIAGILLDDAMSKRILNINRLLIELGHQVHLVQYAEKKAWLKTGGNAVDLSVFDHSIVFSPKALTNLTHLRGLGKENYDLMYGNTYGGAFWSILGKLKHVPLIYDMHGSAIEEHRLNTGNTQSLTGAIRLLSKTAVETAAISFSDRIVCVSNKMMLYLKKYNGGSSKKTYYVTNGVDLNLFKPVSDVDAYSLKRKLGLDGKFVFGYIGDTQKWQGLANFIYAAKLLRNPNVQFLVVGTNQNKTQKAGNLLFVPRVSHIQVPLYAGVCNVLVLPRPTHPATEIAAPTKFAEYAAMGKPILTTNVGDAAELVTRYNCGLVTKKSAAVGLLEGFGSFTQKPVDLLREMGHNSRELAETEFDWNKIKWNLSRAIAL; encoded by the coding sequence TTGAAAATACTCAGTGTCATAGCAGGTATCCTACTTGACGATGCAATGTCTAAGCGCATACTGAACATCAATCGGCTTCTGATAGAGTTAGGTCACCAAGTTCACCTCGTACAGTACGCAGAAAAAAAGGCGTGGCTAAAAACTGGGGGAAACGCCGTTGACCTGAGCGTTTTTGACCATTCAATCGTTTTTTCTCCAAAAGCCCTCACAAATCTAACTCACCTGCGCGGCCTTGGCAAAGAAAACTATGACTTGATGTACGGAAACACCTACGGAGGCGCCTTTTGGTCAATTCTGGGGAAACTAAAGCATGTACCTCTTATCTACGACATGCACGGAAGTGCCATAGAAGAACATCGTCTAAATACAGGAAACACCCAAAGCTTAACAGGGGCGATACGTCTCTTATCAAAAACTGCCGTTGAAACGGCCGCAATTTCCTTCTCAGATAGAATAGTTTGCGTTTCAAACAAAATGATGCTTTACTTAAAAAAATATAACGGCGGGTCTTCTAAAAAGACCTATTACGTCACAAACGGCGTTGACTTGAACTTATTCAAACCGGTAAGCGACGTTGATGCTTATTCACTCAAAAGGAAACTGGGTTTAGACGGCAAGTTTGTTTTTGGCTACATAGGGGACACCCAGAAGTGGCAAGGCTTGGCGAACTTCATTTACGCGGCTAAGCTGCTCCGTAACCCTAACGTTCAGTTTTTAGTTGTCGGTACAAACCAAAACAAGACGCAAAAAGCTGGTAACCTTCTGTTTGTTCCACGGGTTAGCCACATACAGGTTCCCCTATACGCGGGGGTCTGCAATGTTCTTGTCCTTCCAAGACCCACTCATCCCGCAACCGAAATAGCCGCTCCAACAAAATTTGCTGAATACGCAGCCATGGGTAAACCCATATTGACCACCAACGTTGGTGACGCCGCCGAATTGGTGACCCGATACAACTGTGGTCTCGTGACAAAAAAAAGCGCGGCAGTTGGCTTATTGGAAGGTTTTGGGTCGTTTACGCAAAAGCCAGTAGACCTGCTTAGGGAAATGGGGCATAACTCAAGGGAACTGGCGGAAACGGAGTTTGATTGGAACAAAATTAAATGGAATTTAAGCCGAGCAATTGCACTTTAA
- a CDS encoding glycosyltransferase, with amino-acid sequence MRILVVAVAFAPSFAFGGAPKVAYDLAKELAKRNHDVVVYTSDAKDAYSRLSDAPLRFIDGVEVHYFRNLTLASVRAAKQFITPNLIETVQRCVQSFDVIHLHEYRSFQNIVVHHYAKKYGVPYLLQAHGSLMLDQTKRNMKRVFDGFFGYRLLRDASTLLALSKTEQWEYHQMAPHISVEVLPNGVDLSCYEVLPPKGAFRVRYGIPADKRVILFLGRLHWKKGVDQLVNAYAYLTKNLHFHESTLCIVGPDDGFLKTLQTQVKFLNLQDSIHFAGPLYGEDKLAALNDADVCVLPSRYEAFPMSALEAYACGKPVIASKILGLQELVQAAGGCLYESENVRELAELLLGLLLDEEKANTLGLMGKHYVKEHFSLQVVVDDLLRIYTEAMHS; translated from the coding sequence ATGCGTATACTTGTGGTTGCGGTCGCTTTTGCGCCCTCTTTCGCGTTTGGAGGTGCACCAAAAGTAGCGTATGACCTTGCTAAAGAGCTGGCGAAAAGGAACCATGATGTAGTTGTCTATACGAGTGACGCGAAAGATGCGTACTCCCGCTTATCGGACGCGCCACTTCGGTTCATTGACGGAGTTGAAGTTCATTATTTCAGGAACCTAACCTTGGCTTCAGTTCGCGCAGCTAAACAGTTCATAACGCCAAACCTTATCGAAACGGTTCAACGGTGTGTGCAGAGTTTTGACGTGATTCATCTTCATGAATACCGCTCCTTTCAAAACATTGTAGTTCATCATTACGCAAAAAAATATGGTGTTCCTTACTTGCTGCAGGCACATGGTTCACTAATGCTTGACCAAACCAAGCGGAACATGAAACGGGTTTTTGATGGGTTTTTTGGTTATCGGTTACTACGGGATGCGTCGACACTGCTGGCGTTAAGCAAAACGGAACAGTGGGAGTACCACCAGATGGCTCCTCACATAAGTGTTGAGGTTCTTCCAAATGGGGTTGACCTTTCCTGTTACGAGGTTCTGCCTCCAAAAGGTGCCTTCCGAGTTCGGTATGGAATTCCCGCCGACAAGAGGGTCATACTGTTTTTAGGGCGGCTTCATTGGAAAAAAGGTGTTGACCAGTTAGTTAATGCATATGCGTATTTAACGAAAAATTTACATTTCCACGAATCGACACTTTGCATAGTTGGACCCGACGATGGTTTCTTAAAAACGCTCCAAACACAAGTCAAATTCTTAAATCTACAAGACAGCATTCACTTTGCTGGGCCTCTTTACGGTGAGGACAAGTTAGCGGCACTTAACGATGCAGATGTATGTGTTTTGCCTTCACGATATGAAGCTTTTCCAATGAGCGCCCTTGAAGCTTACGCCTGCGGCAAGCCCGTCATAGCAAGCAAAATACTTGGACTTCAAGAACTTGTACAAGCAGCAGGAGGCTGCCTTTATGAATCTGAAAACGTTAGGGAGCTGGCTGAACTTCTTTTAGGGTTGTTGCTTGATGAAGAAAAAGCAAACACCTTGGGTTTGATGGGGAAACATTACGTCAAAGAGCATTTTTCTCTTCAAGTTGTCGTTGATGACCTGCTAAGAATCTACACTGAGGCTATGCATTCCTGA
- a CDS encoding glycosyltransferase, whose product MVSLFLTVFIILLFIALIPYLIRIALFVYSFSITSDATSTKKVTNPPFFPKVSIILPVYNEEKLISRKMNNLLSLSYPKDKVEVIVVDGGSTDKTVKLLEGVEDDRLVLVKNQAREGVTQATKDGVRISTGDVAVLTDTEALFDEDVLLLLAEDLMDPKVGAITGVEQIVNPKENLVTQMEHTHRSLYNTFSISESKVYSTYYFRGEFAAIRRELFPMNVDSRKGILDVCISLSAIRAGYKAKCDPRIKFYCLATNRSDDRNRQKIQRATLNQESMLQNRDLLFTPTPFGRVIFPNTFAIHLVSPLLFLCAVLLIPLVLLELPWQLVALICVFIVAVFLPSKTRNILIAFIQLQLYLLIGLMKATVFGHSRFLKQVKTTRREFDMHSKGV is encoded by the coding sequence GTGGTTAGTTTGTTTTTAACGGTTTTCATCATACTACTCTTCATAGCCCTTATTCCCTATCTTATTCGCATCGCCCTTTTTGTTTACTCTTTTTCAATAACAAGCGATGCAACCTCAACAAAAAAAGTTACGAACCCCCCTTTCTTTCCAAAGGTATCCATCATTTTACCAGTTTACAACGAAGAAAAGCTCATCAGCCGTAAGATGAATAATCTTTTGAGTTTGAGCTACCCAAAAGATAAGGTGGAGGTTATCGTAGTTGACGGGGGCTCCACTGACAAAACTGTTAAGCTGCTGGAAGGCGTTGAGGATGACCGTTTAGTTTTGGTTAAAAACCAAGCGCGGGAGGGTGTAACCCAAGCTACTAAAGATGGTGTACGCATTAGCACGGGGGATGTAGCTGTTTTGACTGATACTGAGGCGTTGTTTGATGAGGATGTTTTACTGCTTTTAGCTGAAGACTTAATGGACCCAAAAGTGGGAGCCATTACAGGCGTCGAACAGATAGTAAACCCCAAAGAAAACCTTGTTACGCAAATGGAGCACACTCATCGTTCACTTTACAACACCTTCAGCATTTCTGAAAGCAAAGTTTACTCAACCTACTATTTCCGAGGTGAATTCGCCGCGATTAGACGAGAGCTTTTTCCTATGAACGTTGACAGCCGAAAAGGTATTTTAGACGTTTGCATCTCCCTATCCGCAATACGCGCTGGATATAAAGCTAAATGTGACCCCCGAATCAAATTCTATTGCTTGGCAACAAACCGTTCAGATGACCGAAACCGACAGAAAATTCAACGAGCCACCCTTAATCAGGAAAGCATGCTCCAAAACCGCGACCTCCTGTTCACACCCACCCCATTTGGTCGAGTTATCTTCCCCAACACTTTTGCAATCCACTTGGTTTCACCTTTGCTTTTTCTATGTGCCGTTTTGTTGATTCCGCTTGTTTTGCTCGAATTGCCTTGGCAACTTGTAGCCCTAATTTGTGTGTTTATTGTTGCGGTTTTTTTGCCCTCTAAAACCCGCAATATTCTCATCGCTTTTATTCAATTGCAGCTTTATCTTTTGATTGGTTTGATGAAAGCTACTGTTTTTGGGCATTCAAGATTTCTTAAACAGGTAAAGACGACAAGACGAGAATTTGACATGCACAGTAAAGGCGTTTAA
- a CDS encoding NAD-dependent epimerase/dehydratase family protein codes for MDCDAVASENYARIGGLAFSSLQGTNVLVTGGAGFIGSHLVDVLLCQGAHVKVADDLSRGSIRNLMHCLDEIEFVNCDLACPESAPHVLKDCDVCYHLAAVVGDVQWMNTHPSEIFRSLLINYHVIDACRKLDTAKLLFVSSACTYPVGLQSNPELPPLREEDMLTFGAMPDGDYGWTKLLGEIQCKAYNKTYGTSVVVVRPFNPYGPRESFCPEDSHVIPALIRRALNREKPFVVWGDGRQRRAFTYVTDLVEGMILACQKLPNAEPVNLGESTDISINDLAELILKLTGFDTPIVHDVSKLSGVRSRKSDMSKAMNLLDWHPKVSLEKGLRNTVEWYLKNQKLSSLIYG; via the coding sequence GTGGATTGCGATGCAGTTGCATCAGAAAATTATGCCCGCATTGGAGGCTTAGCTTTCTCTTCGTTACAAGGAACTAACGTTCTAGTTACTGGCGGGGCTGGCTTTATTGGCAGTCATTTAGTTGATGTTTTGCTTTGCCAAGGGGCACATGTGAAGGTAGCTGATGACTTAAGCCGAGGCTCCATCCGAAACCTCATGCACTGCCTTGACGAAATCGAGTTTGTTAACTGTGACTTAGCCTGTCCAGAAAGCGCCCCGCATGTTTTGAAAGATTGCGATGTCTGTTACCATTTAGCAGCTGTAGTAGGTGATGTGCAATGGATGAATACTCACCCGTCAGAAATCTTTAGGTCTCTGCTAATAAATTATCATGTGATTGATGCCTGCCGAAAATTGGACACCGCTAAACTGCTTTTTGTCTCCTCTGCCTGTACTTACCCGGTTGGGCTTCAATCTAATCCAGAGTTGCCTCCCTTACGCGAAGAAGACATGCTAACATTTGGTGCTATGCCTGACGGTGACTACGGCTGGACTAAGCTTCTGGGCGAAATTCAATGTAAAGCATACAACAAAACCTATGGGACTTCAGTGGTTGTGGTTAGGCCGTTTAACCCCTATGGACCAAGGGAGTCTTTTTGTCCTGAGGATAGTCATGTAATTCCTGCTTTAATTAGGCGGGCTTTGAATCGAGAGAAGCCTTTCGTAGTGTGGGGTGACGGCAGGCAAAGGCGGGCTTTTACGTATGTGACTGACCTTGTAGAGGGCATGATTTTAGCATGTCAAAAGCTGCCAAATGCGGAACCCGTGAATCTGGGAGAGTCTACGGACATAAGCATTAATGATTTAGCTGAATTGATTTTGAAGCTTACTGGTTTTGACACGCCGATAGTGCATGATGTATCTAAGCTTAGTGGGGTGCGTTCAAGAAAATCGGATATGTCCAAGGCTATGAATCTTTTAGACTGGCACCCCAAAGTTTCTCTCGAAAAAGGTTTGAGAAACACTGTTGAGTGGTATCTCAAGAATCAGAAACTGTCCAGCTTAATCTACGGTTAG
- a CDS encoding NAD-dependent epimerase/dehydratase family protein, with the protein MLVAGGGGFIGSHLARALKQQGNFVRVADVKFNNYIKEKYWDEKLRLDLRRWKNCLKVTAGIDCVYNLAANMGGIGFITDVGAEVMHDNTLINANMIEASRFNVVKRYLFSSSACVYPTYRQTRPNLKGLKEQDAYPADPDNFYGWEKLYTEKMCEAYQRDYGMDIRILRYHNIYGPEGTYAGGREKSPAALCRKVAQATDYSDELTIWGDGNQTRSYCYIDDCVEGTILLMDSTYNKPLNIGSERRVSINELADIIMNIAGKHLKKRYDLTAPQGVRGRNADLTLTREVLGWAPKVSLEEGLAKTYTWIAMQLHQKIMPALEA; encoded by the coding sequence GTGTTAGTGGCTGGGGGTGGCGGTTTTATTGGTAGCCATCTGGCTAGAGCCTTAAAACAGCAAGGTAACTTTGTGCGCGTTGCAGATGTAAAATTTAACAATTATATCAAAGAAAAATACTGGGATGAAAAACTGAGATTGGATTTGAGGCGCTGGAAAAACTGTCTTAAGGTAACCGCAGGCATCGACTGCGTCTATAATCTTGCTGCGAACATGGGCGGTATAGGGTTCATAACTGATGTTGGCGCTGAAGTTATGCACGACAACACTTTAATCAATGCAAACATGATTGAAGCCTCAAGATTCAACGTGGTCAAACGGTACTTGTTCTCTTCATCAGCCTGCGTATATCCAACCTACAGGCAAACCCGTCCAAACCTGAAGGGGTTAAAAGAGCAAGATGCTTATCCCGCTGACCCTGACAATTTTTATGGTTGGGAAAAACTTTACACTGAAAAAATGTGCGAAGCATACCAACGTGATTACGGCATGGATATCCGTATTCTGCGTTATCACAACATTTACGGACCCGAAGGAACCTATGCAGGTGGCAGGGAAAAATCGCCTGCTGCGTTATGCCGCAAAGTAGCACAAGCCACGGATTATTCTGATGAGTTGACCATTTGGGGTGATGGAAACCAAACAAGGTCCTACTGCTACATTGACGACTGCGTTGAAGGCACTATTCTGCTTATGGACTCCACCTACAACAAACCCCTCAACATCGGTTCGGAAAGGCGGGTTTCCATAAACGAATTGGCTGACATAATAATGAACATTGCCGGTAAACACCTCAAAAAACGGTATGACCTTACTGCTCCACAGGGAGTCCGCGGAAGAAATGCTGACTTGACATTAACACGCGAAGTTCTCGGGTGGGCCCCAAAAGTTAGCTTAGAGGAGGGGCTTGCTAAAACTTACACGTGGATTGCGATGCAGTTGCATCAGAAAATTATGCCCGCATTGGAGGCTTAG
- a CDS encoding glycosyltransferase family 2 protein produces the protein MTRAGYNSYSSTKIVIIPTLNEELGIRQTIMDLKRNLNEFYILVVDGNSTDRTAETAKDFGADVTFQEGKGKGDALAQGFKQIGFGIEYVVLIDADYTYPAEYIPHMVRILDDNPLVGMVCGNRLTKRPDSEVLQTRFFIGNRLLAFVHNTFNGISLRDPLTGLRVVRTSILSDWVIKSKGFDIEVELNCQVKRSGYHIVEVPIEYRKRVGNKKLALRHGVSILKRILTESI, from the coding sequence ATGACCCGAGCAGGCTACAACAGTTATTCCTCTACAAAAATCGTTATTATTCCAACTTTGAATGAGGAACTTGGAATAAGACAAACGATTATGGACCTCAAAAGAAACCTAAACGAATTTTATATTCTTGTCGTGGACGGGAACAGCACTGATAGAACCGCCGAGACTGCAAAAGATTTTGGTGCCGATGTTACTTTTCAAGAAGGAAAAGGAAAAGGCGATGCCTTAGCTCAGGGCTTTAAACAAATTGGGTTTGGCATAGAATATGTTGTGTTAATTGACGCAGACTATACATACCCAGCAGAATACATACCCCACATGGTACGTATATTGGATGATAACCCTCTGGTGGGTATGGTGTGTGGCAACCGTTTAACCAAACGACCTGACTCAGAGGTTCTACAGACGAGGTTTTTTATCGGCAATCGACTGCTTGCTTTTGTGCATAACACGTTTAACGGGATATCTTTACGGGACCCTCTGACGGGTTTGCGCGTGGTGCGTACAAGTATTCTTTCGGATTGGGTAATTAAGTCTAAAGGCTTTGACATAGAAGTTGAATTAAACTGTCAAGTAAAACGAAGCGGCTACCACATAGTAGAGGTACCCATCGAATACAGAAAACGCGTAGGCAACAAAAAACTCGCTTTAAGGCATGGGGTAAGCATTTTAAAACGAATTCTAACCGAATCCATCTAA
- a CDS encoding deoxyhypusine synthase family protein: MQRKDYLQNPVEQMKIAAPLTVNQLMQQFSGSGSFGAGRLASACDIYEKMLRDQDCTVFLALSGAVVPAGLRVVISDLIRKRLIDVVVCTGASMVHDAIEAVGGRHYKSSWIMDDYELYKYHLFRIYDILVTEEDYLQLDYQLAELYGKIAQKQKGNALSSREFARELGKYLSDPQSILRSAYEMDVPIFMPALRDSEFGFIHWLHSSQQNRENVLCVDAFKEVPEICGICGQSTKNGMVVIGGGVPRNTVQSAVLASKKGMDYAVIITLDRPETGGLSGSTLKETISWGKVKDGADKVMVIGEATMVFPIMAASVLERLGSTFQRTLTNKPWRLES; this comes from the coding sequence ATGCAACGAAAGGACTACCTCCAAAACCCCGTTGAACAAATGAAAATAGCGGCGCCGCTCACCGTCAATCAGCTAATGCAACAGTTCAGCGGGTCTGGCTCGTTTGGAGCGGGCAGATTAGCTTCGGCTTGCGACATTTATGAAAAGATGCTCCGCGACCAAGACTGCACCGTGTTTTTGGCGCTTTCTGGTGCGGTGGTTCCAGCGGGGTTGCGGGTTGTTATCAGCGATTTAATACGCAAAAGACTAATTGATGTGGTGGTTTGCACTGGCGCCAGCATGGTTCACGACGCTATTGAAGCAGTTGGTGGACGACACTACAAAAGCAGTTGGATAATGGATGACTATGAGCTTTACAAGTATCACCTTTTCCGAATCTACGACATTTTGGTGACTGAAGAAGACTACCTTCAACTGGACTATCAACTAGCGGAATTATACGGCAAAATTGCACAGAAACAAAAAGGAAACGCCCTTTCGTCCCGCGAGTTCGCAAGGGAACTGGGCAAATACCTTTCTGACCCACAATCTATTCTGAGGTCCGCCTACGAGATGGATGTACCCATTTTTATGCCTGCACTGCGGGACTCAGAATTTGGCTTTATTCATTGGTTGCATTCTTCGCAGCAAAACCGAGAAAACGTGCTGTGCGTGGACGCCTTTAAGGAAGTTCCTGAAATCTGTGGCATCTGCGGGCAGTCAACCAAAAACGGCATGGTGGTCATTGGTGGAGGGGTGCCGCGTAACACGGTGCAGTCTGCTGTGTTGGCTTCCAAAAAGGGGATGGACTACGCTGTGATTATAACTTTGGACCGACCGGAAACGGGTGGTTTGTCAGGGTCTACTTTGAAGGAGACCATTAGCTGGGGGAAAGTGAAGGATGGTGCTGACAAAGTGATGGTTATCGGTGAAGCTACTATGGTTTTTCCCATTATGGCAGCATCTGTGCTGGAACGGTTAGGCTCCACGTTTCAGCGTACGTTAACAAACAAACCTTGGAGGTTGGAGTCATGA
- a CDS encoding chloride channel protein yields the protein MSKFQDGLRYYLLVAGLGLLVSSITVAFYLLYMTFWGFTESVINYSILLFIPLAFLSIGVPYALVKLFAQTKTTESGTHAVLEAYHLTNGNIELRDTAVKPAAAMLTIGLGGSAGPEGPSLLAGGGIAAALSRHFKIKADVRRRVFIAGAAAGLAATFHTPLTAILFALEIPYKNDLDRETFMEAVVASVPAYLLSVTILGSEPFFGPIPSMPITLYEIGLSMLLGLICGLYTLFFIKSFSWVHHLSYKVRRRLGNLGLVLIGGTILSVSGVLSVYSIGIGFHFVSALIQGTSFSLAVLILIVLLKTFATATTLSFGGSGGLFFPTIVIGAGIGYIFATFFDVQVTGVMFMAVGMASLLAGTHKVLLTPVAFVVETLGGVFAIPALLASVVSYALSGKHSFYSVQPHARLKTEELAVERFFAKGQRLIPEKLCQTKAKEVMTTKPVTLHHGTTVKSALETFEGTKLRVLPVIDDDGCVIGVVNLEDLGFADMRRQSMTLSEAVTHKPVLICEETSLEEIAQLMMDTQQDHVFVVDATERLTGVVSGIDVVKKILELLAT from the coding sequence ATGAGTAAATTTCAAGACGGCTTACGATACTACTTGTTGGTTGCAGGGCTTGGCTTGTTAGTATCCTCCATCACCGTCGCGTTTTATTTACTCTACATGACCTTTTGGGGCTTCACCGAATCCGTCATCAATTACTCCATTCTCCTTTTCATTCCCCTAGCCTTCTTGTCGATAGGCGTACCCTACGCATTAGTGAAACTTTTTGCCCAAACCAAAACTACTGAATCTGGAACCCACGCCGTCCTCGAAGCATACCACCTAACAAATGGAAACATCGAGTTAAGAGACACAGCTGTGAAACCCGCTGCCGCTATGCTAACAATCGGGCTTGGGGGCAGCGCAGGACCTGAAGGCCCAAGTTTGCTTGCCGGAGGGGGAATCGCTGCTGCCCTGTCAAGGCATTTTAAGATAAAAGCGGATGTGCGGCGTAGAGTTTTCATTGCTGGTGCCGCAGCTGGCTTGGCAGCGACTTTTCATACGCCCTTGACCGCCATTCTTTTCGCGCTTGAAATTCCCTACAAAAATGACTTAGACCGGGAAACTTTCATGGAGGCAGTAGTTGCTTCTGTTCCTGCGTATTTGCTTTCTGTCACTATTCTTGGCAGTGAACCGTTTTTTGGTCCAATTCCAAGTATGCCCATCACGCTTTATGAAATCGGGCTTTCAATGTTGCTTGGATTAATCTGCGGATTATACACCTTGTTTTTCATAAAGTCATTTTCTTGGGTACATCACTTAAGCTACAAGGTCCGCAGAAGACTTGGCAATCTAGGTCTGGTCCTAATCGGCGGAACCATTCTGAGTGTGTCAGGCGTTTTATCTGTTTACTCCATAGGTATCGGTTTTCATTTCGTTAGCGCTCTTATTCAAGGAACAAGCTTCAGTTTAGCTGTACTAATATTGATTGTTCTTCTGAAAACCTTCGCAACAGCTACAACCCTTAGTTTTGGGGGAAGCGGCGGACTCTTTTTCCCTACAATTGTAATCGGCGCTGGGATTGGCTACATTTTCGCCACATTTTTTGACGTTCAAGTTACAGGCGTGATGTTTATGGCTGTAGGTATGGCTTCTCTTCTGGCGGGAACTCATAAAGTCCTTTTAACTCCCGTAGCCTTCGTTGTTGAAACTTTGGGCGGCGTGTTTGCAATACCTGCGCTTTTGGCGAGTGTGGTAAGTTATGCTCTTTCGGGTAAGCATTCCTTTTATTCTGTTCAACCTCATGCGCGGCTAAAGACAGAGGAACTTGCTGTTGAGCGGTTCTTTGCCAAGGGGCAGCGGTTAATTCCTGAAAAACTTTGCCAGACTAAAGCCAAGGAAGTAATGACCACCAAACCGGTAACCTTGCATCATGGTACAACAGTGAAAAGCGCTTTGGAGACTTTTGAAGGAACAAAACTGCGTGTTCTACCCGTAATCGACGATGACGGCTGTGTTATTGGGGTTGTTAACTTGGAGGACTTAGGATTTGCGGATATGCGTCGTCAAAGCATGACTCTCTCTGAAGCCGTCACGCATAAACCTGTGCTGATCTGCGAGGAAACCAGTTTGGAGGAAATCGCTCAGCTTATGATGGATACACAGCAAGACCACGTTTTTGTTGTCGATGCTACTGAACGGTTGACAGGTGTAGTTTCAGGAATTGACGTTGTGAAAAAGATACTGGAACTCTTAGCCACATAG